One Brassica napus cultivar Da-Ae unplaced genomic scaffold, Da-Ae ScsIHWf_880;HRSCAF=1247, whole genome shotgun sequence DNA segment encodes these proteins:
- the LOC125606412 gene encoding uncharacterized protein LOC125606412 gives MVQDGGHELKEKEVGDDLDSQFQQQSWPVSQNAKGINLVPCCSQEVFFAHHLSKTRGRLEPLCGAMGRYLCVEAGLRSAGHEVVELLVQDIQAKDQPLCGATGRFLCVEAGLRSAGHKVVELLVQDTQEEEGHHLSHEEGW, from the exons ATGGTACAAGATggtggccatgaactgaaggagaaggaggtggGTGATGATCTAGACTCTCAGTTCCAACAACAGTCATGGCCGGTTTCACAAAATGCAAAAGGaatcaacctggttccttgtt gttcacaagaagtgttctttgctcACCACCTATCCAAGACAAGAGGAAGACTtgaaccattgtgtggagcaatgggaagatacttgtgtgtagaagctggtttaagaagcgcaggccacgaggttgttgagctcctggttcaagacataCAAGCGAAAGAccaaccattgtgtggagcaacgggaaggttcttgtgtgtagaagccggtttaagaagcgcaggccacaaggttgttgagctcctggttcaagacacacaagaagaagaaggtcaccaTCTAAGCCATGAGGAAGGCTGGTGA